From Brassica napus cultivar Da-Ae chromosome A2 unlocalized genomic scaffold, Da-Ae chrA02_Random_28, whole genome shotgun sequence, one genomic window encodes:
- the LOC125594018 gene encoding uncharacterized protein LOC125594018, which translates to MAHDTPPVYMSNTRQLQGFLSLKKIERLRLCVEITENKASEKSKTLLSFGSEVEAEASVVESRDENYSGSYDGCSLEKEQEDNENDCSSNVEGEKHDVVGEDEIDDEDSPTLPPKKRYQNLSMSRSKGNLEVLSLEMSSIDIAMDYWKSHRTLKFAREIDEGTPECGFESLPSYLYMIRRANRCTVTRLQIDELGRFMYVFLVFGASVSGFPFMRKVVVVDGTFLNGKYKGRLLTALAQDDDSWHWFFTQLKLLIPDDEGLAIISDRHNSIGKAIRNVYPLAARGICTYHLYKNILGRYKGKEAFRLVKKAARCFRMSHFTPIFEEIEAIHPALHGYLQRADVRLWTRVHLPGERWFAERREDARSQPTTLTCGVEKLLHGRVTAARELTVQRIDDHHTEVKYGSSSESLNVVNLVERKCTCRRFEREKLPCVHVIAAAEYNNVCRISLCSPYYNSEYLVSAYAESIMPADEAEIVADQPCLPPYIRQQPGRPKKNRMKYALEVALQNKRPRKEHTCSRCRHSGHNAKTCQI; encoded by the exons ATGGCGCACGACACTCCACCAGTTTACATGTCCAATACTCGGCAATTGCAAGGTTTTCTAAGCCTGAAGAAAATCGAAAGACTACGTCTCTGTGTGGAGATTACGGAGAACAAAGCAAGCGAGAAGAGTAAAACATTGTTGAGCTTTGGCTCAGAAGTAGAAGCAGAAGCTTCAGTAGTTGAGTCCAGAGACGAAAATTACAGTGGGAGTTACGATGGTTGCAGTCTGGAGAAGGAACAAGAGGATAATGAGAATGACTGCTCTAGTAATGTCGAAGGAGAAAAACATGACGTAgtcggagaagatgaaatag ATGACGAAGATTCACCAACGCTACCTCCCAAGAAGAGATATCAGAACCTCTCGATGAGCAGATCTAAAGGGAATCTGGAGGTTCTTAGTTTGGAGATGTCGTCGATAGACATTGCG ATGGATTATTGGAAATCACACCGGACGTTGAAATTTGCAAGGGAAATCGATGAGGGAACACCTGAGTGTGGGTTTGAAAGCTTGCCTTCTTACTTATACATGATAAGAAGGGCAAATCGGTGTACAGTTACGCGTCTTCAAATCGATGAGCTTGGAAGATTCATGTATGTGTTTCTTGTCTTTGGTGCGAGCGTTAGTGGGTTTCCTTTCATGCGCAAAGTTGTTGTAGTCGACGGTACGTTTCTCAATGGTAAATACAAAGGGAGGCTACTCACAGCACTAGCTCAGGACG ATGATTCGTGGCATTGGTTTTTTACGCAACTAAAACTTCTGATTCCTGACGACGAGGGTCTTGCGATAATCTCGGACAGGCATAACTCGATAGGAAAAGCAATTAGAAATGTGTATCCGTTGGCTGCTCGGGGAATATGCACCTACCATTTATATAAGAACATATTGGGACGGTACAAAGGAAAAGAAGCATTccgtctggtgaagaaagcgGCAAGATGTTTTAGGATGTCTCACTTTACACCGATTTTCGAGGAGATTGAAGCGATTCATCCTGCACTCCACGGCTACCTCCAAAGAGCTGATGTCCGCCTGTGGACGCGTGTTCATTTGCCGGGCGAGag ATGGTTTGCTGAACGGAGAGAGGATGCCAGATCGCAGCCAACGACGCTTACATGTGGCGTCGAGAAACTACTACAT gGTCGTGTAACTGCCGCCAGAGAATTGACGGTCCAAAGGATTGATGATCATCACACTGAAGTTAAATATGGATCTTCTAGCGAGTCTTTGAATGTTGTTAATTTGGTAGAGCGAAAGTGCACATGTCGGCGTTTCGAACGCGAGAAATTACCATGTGTACACGTAATCGCAGCTGCGGAGTACAACAATGTTTGTCGTATATCCCTGTGCAGTCCGTACTATAACAGTGAATATTTGGTGAGCGCATACGCTGAATCTATCATGCCGGCTGACGAAGCAGAAATCGTGGCAGACCAACCGTGCTTGCCCCCGTATATTCGTCAACAACCAGGAAGACCTAAGAAAAATAGGATGAAATATGCTTTAGAAGTTGCACTTCAAAACAAACGTCCTAGGAAAGAACACACATGTTCTCGATGTAGACATAGTGGCCATAATGCGAAAACTTGTCAGATTTAA